A genomic region of Anopheles coustani chromosome 3, idAnoCousDA_361_x.2, whole genome shotgun sequence contains the following coding sequences:
- the LOC131263957 gene encoding ninjurin-2-like, with translation MASTELQSEVRNKQDMDRPDISTREMFSSIKGLNLNSYATRKSIAQGMLDLALLTANASQLKYILTVGETHEFYHFLLVLIIISISLQIFQALLIIVLAIVFDINKVEEQKRSDIVNNVLIAVTAISVVVNVIISAFDMKSQADVLKLN, from the exons ATGGCCTCGACGGAATTGCAGTCAGAAGTAAGAAACAAGCAGGATATGGATAGGCCAGATATATCAACTAGAGAGATG TTTAGCAGCATCAAAGGTCTCAATTTAAACAGCTACGCAACACGTAAATCCATTGCACAAGGAATGCTTGATCTCGCACTTTTGACCGCCAACGCATCCCAACTGAAGTACATCCTAACCGTTGGGGAAACCCACGAATTCTATCATTTTCTACTTGTTCTTATCATAATATCAATTTCACTCCAG ATATTCCAAGCACTACTTATCATCGTTCTAGCTATCGTTTTTGATATCAACAAAGTTGAAGAGCAGAAAAGATCTGACATTGTTAATAATGTGTTGATTGCTGTAACCGCTATAAGTGTTGTGGTTAATGTTATAATAAGTGCATTCGATATGAAATCTCAAGCAGATGTATTAAAACTAAACTGA
- the LOC131259709 gene encoding uncharacterized protein LOC131259709, protein MYQPSSRWPSLAVVLLTCTIAQAYVYFVPNAKHPDLEGHCYNKEWNISVPINGSQHLLERCEKAFCSSNYGLQLAGCGLIVPPAGHKLSETDFTKPYPDCCPTVVEDKTAEE, encoded by the exons ATGTATCAGCCATCTAGCCGTTGGCCTTCACTTGCAGTTGTCTTGTTAACGTGCACGATCGCTCAAGCGTATGTGTACTTTGTTCCCAATGCAAAACACCCCG ATCTCGAAGGTCACTGCTACAATAAGGAATGGAACATATCAGTTCCAATCAATGGGTCGCAGCATCTTCTGGAACGTTGTGAGAAGGCGTTTTGTTCGTCCAATTACGGGCTGCAATTGGCTGG ATGTGGGCTCATTGTTCCTCCTGCCGGACACAAACTAAGCGAGACGGATTTCACGAAGCCCTACCCAGACTGTTGTCCAACGGTAGTCGAGGATAAAACTGCAGAGGAGTAA
- the LOC131272432 gene encoding transcriptional adapter 3, translated as MTDKGLIKRMSLSSKSRSSFPAATPAAGPSVTPNAVGVVPGSRLPPVRPSLVTSVPSPGSPEQSVLVPHVKTSENAKVLPKYTAALQNNSEELIPAEDLDTIQLELELLLSTVALRSRVLKAELETIDKADERRERKGKHLDRAPSSPGKRKRLEEKQKFRESAGKLLGQQLKISKMKHSSTLVPPSPAPSQHTDDSMDAVPFLPQNHHLQHLNSDAKPIVPKNDTPNKFWLSVEPYCMPISHEDLKLLDDLLEEYSGPLIPPIPELGPHYSTQWAADDIKEEQDGVANSAASKSKSKNLTNGDLSKKEKIIGEGITGPLTQRLVSALMEENLHPDCTSTSNENSNSSSDVTHSNNARSAVALLKNGISIERRLRKELIEQGILDADDMPKSQQDDEILSEINRVRTELAVIAEYNSNEIRKLQSMAKDEMKRIEVKRKLDRVDQEIMEVYQKVIAARLKRRPLTKQERDEVYRLTEEQKRLSDQLELMPVHGPFGRTQNN; from the exons ATGACGGATAAAGGATTGATCAAGCGAATGTCACTGTCTTCGAAAAGCCGGTCCAGCTTTCCTGCGGCCACTCCTGCTGCTGGACCATCTGTAACACCGAACGCTGTAGGTGTCGTACCTGGCAGTAGACTCCCGCCTGTGCGACCatcattggtgaccagtgtacCATCACCCGGATCTCCAGAACAATCCGTGCTGGTTCCACATGTTAAAACATCGGAAAATGCAAAAGTACTACCAAAATATACAGCTG CTTTACAAAACAATAGCGAAGAGCTTATTCCAGCTGAAGATTTGGATACTATACAGCTTGAGTTAGAACTGCTTCTATCGACAGTTGCTCTACGGTCTCGTGTCTTGAAAGCCGAACTGGAAACAATAGACAAGGCCGATGAACGACGTGAGCGTAAAGGAAAGCATTTGGATAGGGCACCATCCTCCCCAGGAAAACGGAAGCggttggaggaaaaacaaaagttccGCGAAAGCGCTGGTAAATTGCTTGGCCAGCAGCTTAAAATATCGAAAATGAAACACTCCTCGACATTGGTTCCACCGTCTCCTGCACCGTCGCAGCACACAGACGACAGCATGGATGCGGTACCGTTTTTACCGCAAAATCATCATCTACAGCATTTAAATAGCGATGCGAAGCCAATCGTACCCAAGAATGATACACCAAACAAGTTTTGGCTATCGGTTGAACCATATTGCATGCCAATCTCACATGAAGATCTTAAACTATTGGATGATCTATTGGAGGAGTATTCAGGACCCCTTATTCCCCCGATTCCCGAACTCGGCCCTCACTACAGCACCCAATGGGCAGCAGACGATATAAAGGAAGAACAGGATGGTGTAGCGAACTCAGCTGCATCTAAATCCAAGTCAAAGAATCTTACCAATGGCGATCTGAGCAAAAAGGAGAAGATAAT CGGAGAAGGAATCACTGGGCCCCTAACACAACGTCTGGTGTCGGCTCTGATGGAGGAGAACTTACATCCGGATTGCACCAGCACAAGCAACGAAAACAGTAATAGCAGCTCAGATGTCACGCATAGTAATAATGCCCGCAGTGCCGTGGCACTGTTAAAGAACGGTATCAGCATCGAAAGAAGGCTTCGCAAGGAGCTAATAGAACAAGGTATCCTAGATGCAGACGATATGCCGAAAAGTCAACAAGATGATGAAATACTGTCCGAAATCAATCGCGTACGCACAGAGCTTGCCGTCATTGCGGAGTACAACTCTAATGAAATACGAAAGCTACAATCGATGGCCAAGGATGAAATGAAACGTATTGAAGTGAAACGCAAGCTCGATCGCGTCGATCAGGAG ATCATGGAGGTTTATCAGAAAGTGATTGCGGCACGCCTAAAACGTCGACCTCTGACGAAACAGGAAAGAGATGAAGTATACCGTTTAACTGAAGAGCAAAAGCGTCTGTCCGACCAGTTAGAATTGATGCCTGTGCATGGACCGTTCGGAAGGACTCAGAACAATTAG
- the LOC131272264 gene encoding thymidylate synthase, producing MAINKNGTEVQAMIEENNEEQSYLHLIRDILSKGNKRLDRTGVGTMSIFGAQMRFSLRDGVIPLLTTKKVFFRGVAEELLWFIKGSTNAKDLQAKGIHIWDGNSTREYLDSCGFVDREEGDLGPVYGFQWRHFGANYGTCHDDYNGKGIDQLAEIIEKIKNNPYDRRIIMSAWNPMDIPNMALPPCHCLAQFYVADGELSCQMYQRSADVGLGVPFNIASYSLLTHMIAHVTGLKAGDFIHTTGDTHIYLNHVDALRKQLKRKPSKFPTLAFKRKVDSIDDFCFDDFEIKNYNPQSTIKMQMAV from the exons ATGGCGATAAATAAGAACGGAACCGAGGTGCAAGCCATGATTGAGGAAAATAACGAAGAACAATCCTACTTACATTTAATTCGAGATATCTTGAGCAAGGGAAACAAACGGCTAGATCGTACCGGTGTTGGCACCATGTCCATATTTGGTGCCCAGATGCGTTTTAGTCTTCGAGACGGAGTTATACCTTTGCTCActacaaaaaaagtgttctTCAGAGGTGTTGCTGAAGAGCTACTGTGGTTTATCAAAGGCTCGACTAATGCAAAAGATTTGCAAGCTAAAGGAATACATATTTGGGACGGTAACAGCACCAGAGAATACTTGGACTCTTGTGGTTTTGTGGACAGGGAAGAAG GTGATTTAGGACCAGTGTATGGCTTTCAATGGCGGCACTTTGGTGCTAACTATGGAACATGTCACGATGATTATAACGGTAAAGGTATTGATCAGCTGGCTGAAATAATCGAGAAGATAAAGAACAACCCTTATGATCGTCGAATCATCATGAGCGCCTGGAATCCTATGGACATCCCGAACATGGCACTTCCCCCTTGCCATTGTTTGGCCCAATTTTACGTAGCAGATGGGGAACTGTCCTGCCAGATGTATCAACGGTCGGCCGACGTAGGTCTGGGCGTACCCTTCAATATTGCAAGCTACTCCTTGCTCACACACATGATTGCCCACGTCACTGGACTTAAG gcaGGAGACTTCATTCATACAACTGGTGACACTCACATTTATTTAAACCACGTTGACGCTCTACGTAAGCAACTGAAAAGAAAGCCATCAAAATTTCCAACACTAGCATTTAAACGAAAGGTAGATTCAATCGATGATTTTTGCTTCGatgattttgaaataaaaaattataaccCGCAGTCAACCATTAAAATGCAAATGGCAGTTTAA
- the LOC131258500 gene encoding uncharacterized protein LOC131258500 gives MECMRSLWNYASRCFSCQEDSSGQGNEANERTHLLADPVSNSPAVRRTDSETITGQEYTNSVPKKDEQSALAKILQETSENIIDVAAMDTQKLEASEYNDRIKIYTQRLQQQWSNVNHPNQVDNASLLKDIPNPEPVLASAPIAPDDLSMIKTMVHKSRCAVSEIKVTHTENLVVPFRIP, from the exons ATGGAATGCATGCGGTCACTTTGGAACTATGCGTCTAGGTGCTTCTCTTGTCAGGAAGACTCATCCGGGCAG GGCAATGAAGCAAACGAGCGAACGCATCTTTTGGCTGATCCTGTAAGCAATAGTCCGGCTGTGCGTCGTACGGATAGCGAAACAATTACTGGCCAGGAGTATACAAATTCCGTGCCCAAGAAAGATGAACAGTCTGCTCTGGCTAAAATACTACAAGAAACATCGGA aaaCATAATTGACGTTGCCGCTATGGATACACAAAAGCTAGAAGCTAGTGAATATAATGATCGAATCAAAATATACACACAAAGGCTGCAACAACAGTGGAGCAATGTTAACCATCCGAATCAGGTGGATAACGCAAGCTTGCTGAAGGATATACCAAACCCTGAACCAGTTCTAGCCTCTGCACCAATTGCGCCCGATGATTTGAGTATG ATCAAAACGATGGTCCATAAATCGCGTTGTGCCGTCTCAGAGATAAAAGTTACCCACACTGAAAACCTTGTTGTGCCTTTTAGGATTCCATAA
- the LOC131258542 gene encoding uncharacterized protein LOC131258542 produces the protein MASNTVNEPKFRNIELKAKLDGPDGYQRRVAIAKELTNSEGTVIHQNDVFFVTSVGRLKLRYLTHKKSELISYSRPDVPGPKLSEYSKMDIDEPHCLEEILAETIGVRGRVVKRRLLFLYGQTRVHLDEVEQLGNYLEFEVVLKPNQTIEEGQAIVEDLKRTFELDDHQLITGAYIDHIEKNKVDS, from the exons ATGGCCAGCAACACAGTTAACGAACCGAAATTTAGGAACATTGAATTAAAAGCAAAGCTTGATGGTCCTGACGGTTACCAGCGTCGTGTTGCAATTGCAAAAGAACTCACCAATTCTGAAGGCACCGTAATTCACCAGAACGATGTGTTTTTCGTCACTTCTGTCGGGCGACTTAAGCTCCGCTATTTAACG CATAAGAAGTCGGAGCTGATCAGCTACTCCCGGCCCGACGTCCCCGGACCAAAACTCTCAGAGTATTCCAAAATGGACATTGATGAACCCCACTGCCTGGAGGAAATTCTTGCGGAAACCATCGGTGTACGAGGAAGAGTTGTGAAGAGACGGCTACTGTTCCTATACGGCCAAACGAGAGTGCATTTAGATGAGGTGGAACAATTAGGCAACTACCTAGAGTTCGAGGTGGTTTTAAAGCCCAATCAAACTATTGAGGAGGGTCAAGCGATAGTGGAAGATTTGAAACGTACGTTCGAGTTAGATGATCATCAACTGATAACTGGGGCTTACATAGACCATATAGAAAAGAATAAAGTTGATTCATAG